A region of Allocoleopsis franciscana PCC 7113 DNA encodes the following proteins:
- a CDS encoding phosphoserine transaminase — MSEHLTPPTTKPRVSHFSSGPCAKRPGWSVSNLQNACVGRSHRSEDGKAKLAEVIDRSKKILGVPADYRLGIVPASDTGAVEMALWSLLGERPVDILAWESFGQEWVKDVIDELKLPDLRLIKAPYGSLPDLDQVDFSHDVVFLWNGTTSGVRVPNGDWIKDDREGLTICDATSAVFAMDVPWNKLDVVTYSWQKVLGGEAQHGIIVLSPRAVERLERYQPAWPIPKIFRLAQKGKLIEGIFKGDTINTPSMLCVEDALDGLTWAESVGGLPGLIRRSEANLNAIAQWVEQSTWADFLAEKSETRSCTSICLKIVDSWFTNLSPEDQAKYTKKLAKLLEKQGVAYDIAPYRAAPPGLRIWGGATVETADIEALLPWLDWAYATLKAELAPVA; from the coding sequence ATGTCAGAACATCTTACTCCTCCAACAACCAAGCCTCGCGTTTCTCATTTCTCCTCTGGCCCTTGTGCAAAACGCCCTGGTTGGTCTGTTTCTAACCTTCAAAACGCCTGTGTTGGTCGTTCCCATCGTTCTGAAGATGGTAAAGCCAAATTAGCAGAAGTGATTGATCGCTCCAAAAAAATCCTCGGCGTTCCTGCCGATTATCGTTTGGGCATCGTTCCGGCTTCTGATACCGGTGCCGTCGAGATGGCATTGTGGTCACTGCTGGGAGAACGCCCTGTTGATATCCTAGCCTGGGAAAGTTTTGGTCAGGAGTGGGTGAAAGATGTCATAGATGAGCTCAAGTTGCCCGATCTTCGGCTAATCAAGGCACCCTATGGCAGCTTGCCCGATTTAGACCAAGTTGATTTTAGTCATGATGTGGTGTTCTTGTGGAATGGCACAACTTCAGGCGTTAGAGTTCCCAACGGTGATTGGATCAAAGATGACCGTGAGGGATTGACCATCTGTGATGCCACTTCGGCGGTGTTTGCCATGGATGTCCCTTGGAACAAGTTAGATGTGGTGACATACTCTTGGCAAAAGGTGTTGGGTGGAGAAGCCCAGCATGGGATCATCGTCCTCTCACCCCGCGCTGTGGAACGACTCGAACGCTATCAACCCGCTTGGCCGATCCCGAAAATCTTTCGTCTGGCGCAAAAAGGCAAGCTGATTGAAGGCATTTTTAAAGGAGATACCATCAACACCCCCTCCATGTTATGCGTCGAAGATGCCCTCGATGGGCTGACATGGGCGGAAAGCGTCGGTGGACTGCCTGGGTTAATTCGCCGCAGCGAAGCGAACCTAAATGCGATCGCCCAATGGGTTGAGCAAAGCACTTGGGCCGATTTTCTCGCCGAAAAATCGGAGACTCGTTCTTGTACCTCCATTTGCTTGAAGATTGTTGATTCTTGGTTTACCAACCTCAGCCCGGAAGATCAAGCCAAATATACGAAGAAATTGGCGAAACTGCTAGAAAAGCAGGGTGTGGCTTATGATATTGCACCCTATCGCGCTGCCCCACCGGGATTGCGGATTTGGGGAGGAGCAACGGTAGAAACCGCAGATATTGAAGCCTTACTTCCCTGGTTAGATTGGGCTTATGCGACGTTGAAAGCTGAGCTTGCTCCTGTGGCTTAA
- a CDS encoding DUF2243 domain-containing protein — MESKLETGKRSGLLVAAGILIGAGLLAGFVDGILLHEILQWHHMFTSIRPATNLSNLEANTLADGLFHLGTWTLSVIGLLLLWRAGGRSDIAWSSKIFGGSLLLGAGLFDFIEGLIDHQILGIHHVKPGPNQLAWDIGFLTLGAILALVGWVLLRSGQKENSSQA; from the coding sequence ATGGAGTCTAAGCTGGAGACAGGTAAGCGCAGTGGATTACTGGTGGCGGCGGGCATCCTGATTGGTGCAGGTTTGCTTGCAGGATTTGTTGATGGCATTTTATTGCATGAAATCCTCCAGTGGCATCACATGTTTACCAGCATTCGACCCGCGACGAACCTCTCTAATTTGGAAGCCAATACTCTAGCCGATGGTCTTTTTCATTTAGGCACCTGGACATTGAGTGTGATTGGCCTTTTATTGCTTTGGCGTGCTGGTGGACGTAGCGATATAGCCTGGTCGTCCAAAATCTTCGGCGGGTCTTTACTGCTGGGTGCAGGGTTATTTGACTTTATAGAAGGTCTCATCGATCACCAAATTCTAGGAATTCATCACGTTAAACCCGGCCCCAATCAGTTAGCGTGGGATATCGGCTTTCTGACTTTAGGTGCCATCCTCGCCCTAGTGGGCTGGGTTCTCTTGCGAAGCGGACAAAAGGAAAATTCCAGCCAAGCTTAA
- a CDS encoding tetratricopeptide repeat protein — MPTNEISTQGHFEQGNTLASQGDYQGALEEYNQALQLDPNFAYAYRMRSFIRHALGDYQEALEDCNMLFQLNCPLGEADAYYNRSLIRHAVGDYQGALEDCNRALQFLCQWHDTLLENIIQPVADFIADTLIRGLIALGETQEVVEDLDERWHRPCDKPNAYFRRGAIRSCAGDYQGALGDFTETIRLKPNANNYYNRGVTHYQMGNYQEAIADLTQTLQLKPNFVAAYYNRGNAKYDLGDEAGAFQDYNQAQAIAPNSDINSKDEHGYYGRALARSRMGDNLGALEDLNKAATLCSEHRNTALHQRVQEMIRTLSD; from the coding sequence ATGCCTACCAATGAGATAAGTACTCAAGGACACTTCGAGCAAGGTAATACCCTGGCTAGCCAAGGTGATTATCAAGGAGCACTAGAGGAATACAACCAGGCACTGCAACTCGACCCTAATTTTGCTTACGCCTACCGTATGCGAAGTTTTATCCGTCACGCCCTAGGAGATTATCAGGAGGCACTAGAGGATTGTAATATGCTTTTTCAACTCAATTGCCCCCTCGGCGAAGCTGACGCCTACTACAACCGAAGTCTTATCCGTCATGCAGTAGGAGATTATCAGGGGGCACTGGAGGATTGTAATAGGGCATTGCAATTCCTTTGCCAGTGGCATGACACCCTCCTTGAGAACATCATTCAACCTGTTGCTGATTTCATCGCTGACACCCTCATTCGAGGTCTTATTGCTTTAGGAGAAACTCAGGAGGTGGTTGAGGACTTGGACGAAAGGTGGCATCGCCCTTGCGATAAACCTAACGCTTATTTCAGACGAGGTGCTATTCGCTCTTGCGCTGGTGACTATCAGGGAGCACTTGGAGATTTCACTGAGACGATCCGTCTCAAACCCAATGCCAATAATTACTACAACCGAGGTGTTACCCACTATCAGATGGGCAATTATCAGGAGGCGATCGCAGATTTAACCCAAACATTGCAGCTCAAGCCCAACTTTGTTGCTGCCTACTATAACCGAGGGAACGCTAAGTACGATCTAGGAGACGAGGCAGGAGCATTTCAGGACTACAATCAAGCACAAGCGATCGCGCCTAATTCTGATATCAATTCCAAGGATGAACATGGTTACTACGGACGTGCTCTTGCCCGTTCCCGAATGGGAGATAATCTGGGAGCGCTGGAAGATTTAAACAAAGCAGCAACATTGTGCTCTGAGCATAGAAATACAGCTCTCCATCAACGAGTACAGGAGATGATCAGAACGCTTTCGGATTAG
- the pdxH gene encoding pyridoxamine 5'-phosphate oxidase: protein MDIENLRQQYTRAGLRRQDLKSDPFEQFEIWFKEACAANLLEPNAMILATASAQAEPSVRTVLLKYFDREGLIFFTNYESRKSRQIQENPQVSLLFLWLPLERQVQIIGTAAKVSTADSLKYFTARPRGSQIGAWSSQQSSIISSRQILEMQFEQMKQKFMNHEVPLPSFWGGYRVIPRSFEFWQGRPNRLHDRFLYSRQDEQSWEVNRLSP from the coding sequence ATGGACATCGAAAATTTACGACAACAATATACACGAGCCGGTCTCAGACGCCAAGACCTAAAATCAGACCCCTTCGAGCAGTTTGAAATTTGGTTTAAAGAAGCGTGTGCGGCTAATTTATTAGAGCCAAACGCAATGATTTTGGCAACAGCATCAGCTCAAGCAGAACCTTCTGTACGGACTGTGCTGTTGAAATACTTTGATCGAGAAGGATTAATCTTTTTTACCAATTACGAAAGTAGAAAATCTCGCCAGATTCAAGAAAATCCCCAAGTCTCTCTACTTTTTCTTTGGTTACCCTTAGAACGTCAAGTGCAAATCATTGGAACGGCAGCAAAAGTCTCTACGGCTGATTCACTCAAATATTTTACAGCTCGTCCTAGAGGCAGTCAAATTGGAGCTTGGTCTTCGCAACAAAGTTCAATCATTTCCTCACGCCAAATTTTGGAGATGCAGTTTGAACAGATGAAGCAAAAATTCATGAATCATGAAGTGCCTCTTCCATCTTTTTGGGGCGGTTATCGGGTGATTCCCCGCAGTTTTGAATTTTGGCAGGGGCGTCCCAATCGACTTCACGATCGCTTCTTGTATTCTCGCCAAGATGAGCAGTCTTGGGAGGTTAACCGACTATCTCCCTAA
- a CDS encoding ATP-dependent helicase, which yields MGPDEPQNQTTLTQPLAALREQTLQRLRNSLRLGQQSMADWQGGQLAVSAVPGAGKSTGMAVAAALAIARFQLHGKRQLVVVTFTRSAAASIKGKIRENLKDLRLPQNSFVVYTLHGLALNIATRHPDLSGLNLESATLVTPNQSHRLIRACVEQWIANNSRRYSMLLEGRQFDGEETERLRRQSVLKTEVLPSIAQIVIHEAKSSGLLPEDLWRLSQQTPDEYEILAIAAGLYEQYQNVSRSRNFIDYDDMILAALRVLENDAIRKLWQNQFFAVFEDEAQDSTPLQFKLLETLAANPNSPNLPLNLIRVGDPNQAINSTFTPADPVYFNQFCEACQITDRLATMDQAGRSTRIIIDAANYVLNWVNRSQLTGAEQAFRPQMIRPVNAGDPQKDANPNPVGRGLEIYTPRDIYHTVELIGERVVELLTQNPTHSAAVLVRENRQGTFVAQKLEYLKRNHGIEVYDVAGSDRHSHVPSEILAILQFLDRPHSPDYLKSALEVLVKRQLIPTQDLNALATFPEQFLYPGPLDPQQTTSVKQARKYCANLLRARLELPHHQLISFLALTLNYDQSDLATADKLTERIAKQTHGNSSMNSTLEALSEIVSSERFEPVETEDADSRYLRAGQLTVITMHKAKGLDWDYVFLPFLHEDTLPGSPWVPTAAQFLGDFTLAEVARAQIRASLHHKPLPMAMEAWDQAGHLKTAEEYRLLYVAMTRAKRLLWMSAADKGPFRWNTFSGHASDNLQAKKPCPVLPALKSQFPRSVVPLSALLN from the coding sequence ATGGGACCGGATGAACCCCAAAACCAGACAACCCTGACTCAGCCTCTAGCTGCCTTGCGGGAGCAAACCTTGCAGCGCCTCCGCAATAGTCTCAGACTGGGACAACAAAGCATGGCAGATTGGCAAGGGGGACAACTTGCCGTTTCCGCTGTACCCGGTGCCGGGAAGTCTACAGGGATGGCAGTCGCTGCCGCTTTGGCGATCGCACGTTTTCAACTCCACGGAAAACGCCAACTCGTCGTTGTCACGTTCACCCGTTCCGCTGCCGCGAGTATTAAAGGCAAAATCCGGGAAAATCTCAAAGACCTTCGTTTACCACAAAATAGCTTTGTTGTCTATACTTTGCACGGTTTAGCGCTGAACATTGCCACCCGTCATCCAGACTTATCCGGACTCAATTTAGAAAGTGCCACCTTGGTGACGCCGAATCAAAGTCATCGTTTAATCCGGGCTTGTGTGGAACAGTGGATTGCCAACAACTCGCGCCGTTATTCAATGTTGCTAGAAGGGCGTCAGTTTGATGGGGAAGAAACGGAACGCTTGCGGCGACAGTCGGTGTTAAAAACTGAAGTGTTACCCAGTATTGCCCAAATTGTAATTCATGAAGCCAAAAGCTCTGGTTTATTGCCAGAAGATTTGTGGCGATTATCGCAACAGACACCGGATGAGTATGAAATTTTAGCGATCGCTGCAGGCTTATACGAACAATATCAAAACGTCTCGCGATCGCGGAACTTCATCGACTACGATGACATGATTCTCGCCGCACTCCGGGTGTTGGAAAATGACGCCATTCGTAAACTGTGGCAAAACCAATTCTTTGCCGTCTTTGAAGACGAAGCACAAGATTCCACCCCCCTACAATTCAAACTCTTAGAAACCCTCGCCGCTAACCCCAATTCCCCAAATTTACCGCTGAATTTAATTCGGGTGGGCGACCCCAATCAAGCGATTAACTCTACCTTTACCCCCGCTGATCCGGTTTATTTCAATCAGTTCTGCGAAGCTTGCCAAATCACGGATCGACTGGCAACCATGGATCAGGCCGGTCGCAGTACCCGCATCATCATCGATGCCGCTAACTATGTCTTAAACTGGGTGAATCGCTCCCAACTGACCGGTGCTGAGCAAGCCTTTCGCCCGCAAATGATTCGTCCGGTTAATGCGGGTGACCCCCAAAAAGATGCCAATCCTAATCCTGTGGGGCGAGGCTTGGAAATTTACACCCCTCGTGACATTTACCACACGGTCGAACTGATTGGAGAGCGAGTGGTTGAGTTATTGACACAAAACCCCACTCATAGCGCCGCCGTGTTAGTGCGGGAAAATCGACAGGGGACGTTTGTGGCTCAGAAGCTGGAATATCTCAAGCGCAACCATGGGATAGAAGTTTATGATGTGGCAGGAAGCGATCGCCATTCCCATGTCCCCTCCGAAATCCTAGCCATCCTACAATTCCTTGATCGCCCCCATTCCCCCGACTACCTGAAAAGCGCCTTAGAAGTCCTCGTCAAGCGCCAACTCATCCCCACCCAAGACCTCAACGCCCTCGCCACCTTCCCCGAACAATTCCTCTACCCAGGCCCCCTCGACCCCCAACAGACAACCTCAGTCAAACAAGCCCGGAAATACTGCGCCAATCTGCTACGCGCCCGTTTAGAACTCCCCCACCATCAACTCATTTCCTTCCTCGCTCTCACCTTAAACTACGACCAATCCGATCTCGCCACAGCGGATAAATTAACCGAACGCATTGCCAAACAGACTCATGGGAATAGTTCCATGAATTCTACCCTGGAAGCCTTGAGTGAAATTGTCAGTTCGGAACGCTTTGAACCGGTAGAAACCGAAGACGCGGACTCTCGCTATCTGCGTGCGGGACAACTCACGGTGATTACCATGCATAAAGCCAAGGGGCTGGATTGGGATTATGTCTTTCTGCCTTTTTTGCATGAAGACACACTTCCCGGTAGTCCTTGGGTACCGACGGCGGCGCAATTTTTGGGAGATTTTACCCTTGCTGAAGTCGCCCGCGCCCAAATTCGCGCCAGTCTTCATCACAAACCCTTACCCATGGCGATGGAGGCATGGGATCAGGCGGGACACCTCAAGACGGCGGAGGAGTATCGTCTCCTCTATGTTGCTATGACAAGAGCTAAACGCTTGCTGTGGATGTCTGCGGCAGATAAGGGGCCGTTTCGGTGGAATACATTTAGTGGTCATGCATCCGATAACTTGCAGGCGAAAAAGCCTTGTCCTGTATTGCCGGCGTTAAAAAGTCAGTTTCCGCGATCAGTGGTTCCCCTATCTGCGTTGCTCAATTAG
- a CDS encoding M16 family metallopeptidase: MAFLGAAILGWGMLPPAALARTETPTPTSASIQPYLDGVIQRITEFRLDNGIKFIVLKRDKAPVVSFVTYADVGGADEPNGQTGVAHFLEHLAFKGTTRIGTKDYQAEKPLLDQLDQLFKQIQAAKKAGKQAEVAQLQAEFSKIEAEAASLVKQNELGQIVEQSGGVGLNATTSADATVYFYSFPANKLELWMSLESERFLDPVFREFHKEKDVILEERRLRTDNSPIGKMIEVFLDTAFQVHPYRRPVIGYDEDIRNLTRENVQQFFETYYAPSQLTMAVVGDVDPAKVKELAQVYFGRYKARPAAPTVKAVEPPQKQTREVTLELPSQPWYLEGYHRPGVNHPDDVIYGIIGRLLSDGRTSRLYKSLVEQKQVALSAQGLSGFPGDKHPNLMLFYALSAPGRTVDEVATALRSEIERLKTEPVSAQELDRVKTQSRAELLRSLDSNMGMARSLVEYEVKTGDWRNLFQELEQIAAVTPADIQRVAKATFTAENRTIGRLLTKKD; encoded by the coding sequence ATGGCGTTCCTGGGGGCTGCCATCCTGGGGTGGGGAATGCTTCCCCCTGCCGCTTTGGCTCGTACCGAAACCCCAACCCCGACCTCTGCGTCAATTCAGCCTTACTTGGATGGAGTCATCCAACGGATTACTGAGTTTCGTCTCGATAATGGTATCAAATTTATTGTCCTCAAACGTGATAAAGCACCGGTTGTCTCATTTGTCACCTATGCCGATGTTGGGGGGGCGGATGAACCCAATGGGCAAACCGGTGTCGCTCACTTCCTGGAGCATTTAGCCTTTAAAGGCACCACACGTATCGGGACGAAAGACTATCAGGCCGAAAAGCCGTTGTTAGACCAATTAGATCAGTTGTTCAAACAAATTCAAGCGGCAAAAAAGGCAGGTAAACAGGCAGAAGTCGCCCAGTTACAGGCGGAGTTTAGCAAAATTGAAGCAGAAGCGGCTAGCTTGGTCAAGCAGAATGAACTGGGTCAGATTGTTGAGCAGTCTGGGGGTGTGGGATTGAATGCGACGACCTCGGCAGATGCGACGGTTTATTTTTATAGCTTCCCTGCCAATAAGCTAGAGCTATGGATGTCCCTGGAATCGGAGCGATTTCTAGACCCTGTGTTTCGAGAATTTCATAAAGAAAAAGATGTCATTTTAGAGGAGCGTCGTCTGCGAACCGACAACTCTCCCATCGGTAAGATGATTGAAGTATTTCTCGATACCGCCTTTCAGGTGCATCCCTACCGCCGTCCGGTGATTGGCTATGACGAAGACATCCGTAACCTAACCCGTGAGAATGTTCAGCAGTTTTTTGAGACTTACTACGCTCCTAGTCAATTGACGATGGCGGTTGTGGGGGATGTTGACCCGGCAAAAGTAAAAGAATTAGCTCAAGTTTACTTTGGACGCTACAAGGCTCGACCCGCCGCACCGACAGTCAAAGCGGTTGAACCTCCCCAAAAGCAAACGCGGGAAGTGACGTTAGAATTACCCTCCCAACCCTGGTACTTAGAGGGATACCATCGACCGGGTGTCAACCATCCCGATGATGTGATTTATGGAATTATTGGGCGTCTGCTCAGTGATGGACGAACTTCTCGACTGTATAAGTCTCTCGTGGAGCAGAAACAGGTTGCCCTCTCGGCTCAAGGTTTGAGTGGTTTTCCAGGGGATAAACATCCGAATTTGATGTTATTTTATGCCCTGAGTGCGCCGGGACGTACTGTGGATGAGGTAGCCACGGCATTACGAAGCGAAATTGAGCGGCTCAAGACAGAACCCGTTTCAGCACAAGAGTTAGATCGAGTCAAGACTCAGTCTCGTGCTGAATTATTGCGATCGCTCGATTCTAATATGGGCATGGCACGCAGCTTAGTCGAGTACGAAGTCAAAACCGGCGATTGGCGCAATTTATTTCAGGAATTAGAGCAGATTGCCGCCGTTACCCCAGCCGACATTCAGCGAGTGGCGAAGGCAACATTCACCGCAGAAAATCGCACGATTGGACGCCTGTTAACGAAAAAAGATTGA
- a CDS encoding M16 family metallopeptidase, whose amino-acid sequence MTHSKSNLQNRKSFSWLGLLLATLVLVVVSRLPALAATAKHYTELEFAPLPEIQLPKYTRYKLDNGMLVYLMEDHELPLVGGTALIRTGERLEPADKVGLASLVGEVMRTGGTTEHTGDELNQLLEQRAASVETGIGSTSGSASFSALSEDLDTVFDLFAEVIKTPAFAQEKLDLAKRQRAGQIARRNDDPNGIAGREFQKLIYGKDSPYARTVEYQTLNPISREDLVEFYQQYVHPENMILGIIGDFDSAKMRSRIQEEFGTWKPTSKAPKLTVPSATQAKQGGVFLVNQPQLTQSYVQIGHIGGELNNPDYPALDVLNQVMNGFGGRLFNEVRSRQGLSYSVYGFWSPRYDFPGTFVAGGQTRSDATVPFIQAVRAEIEKFRTTPITPEELASAKDQVLNSFVFNFQDPSQTLARLMRYEYYGYPEDFLFRYQQAVKTTTIEDVQRVAQKYLQPDKLVTLVVGNAQAIQPPLTSLSTDVTSVDITIPEAKSS is encoded by the coding sequence ATGACTCATTCAAAATCGAACCTTCAAAATCGTAAATCCTTTAGCTGGTTGGGATTACTCCTGGCTACCCTTGTTCTCGTCGTGGTGTCGCGTTTGCCAGCCCTCGCCGCCACCGCCAAGCATTACACTGAGTTAGAATTTGCACCCCTGCCAGAGATTCAGCTCCCCAAGTACACCCGCTATAAGCTGGATAATGGAATGCTGGTGTATCTCATGGAAGACCACGAATTACCCTTAGTTGGGGGTACCGCCCTGATTCGCACCGGCGAACGCCTCGAACCCGCCGACAAAGTGGGCTTAGCTTCCTTGGTGGGGGAAGTGATGCGGACTGGCGGTACCACTGAACATACGGGAGATGAACTGAATCAACTTTTAGAACAACGGGCGGCTTCAGTCGAGACGGGTATTGGTTCAACTTCTGGCAGTGCGAGTTTTAGCGCTTTAAGCGAAGACTTGGATACGGTTTTTGATTTGTTTGCTGAGGTGATTAAAACGCCAGCATTTGCTCAGGAAAAACTGGATTTAGCGAAAAGACAAAGGGCGGGACAAATTGCCCGTCGCAATGATGACCCGAATGGGATTGCGGGTCGTGAATTTCAGAAACTCATTTATGGTAAAGATAGTCCTTACGCCCGCACGGTGGAGTATCAGACGCTCAACCCGATTTCCCGTGAAGATTTGGTGGAATTTTACCAGCAATATGTTCATCCGGAAAATATGATTTTGGGCATTATTGGGGATTTTGATTCTGCCAAAATGCGATCGCGGATTCAGGAAGAATTTGGCACCTGGAAACCCACCTCTAAAGCGCCAAAACTCACGGTGCCCTCTGCCACTCAGGCAAAGCAGGGAGGTGTCTTTTTGGTGAATCAGCCTCAACTCACCCAAAGTTATGTTCAGATAGGGCATATTGGCGGGGAACTCAACAATCCTGATTACCCAGCACTGGATGTGTTAAATCAGGTGATGAATGGCTTTGGTGGACGTTTATTTAATGAAGTGCGATCGCGCCAAGGTCTTTCTTACTCGGTTTATGGTTTTTGGAGTCCCCGTTACGATTTTCCGGGTACGTTTGTTGCTGGAGGACAGACGCGATCGGATGCAACGGTACCCTTTATTCAAGCCGTTCGCGCCGAAATCGAAAAATTCCGCACAACACCCATCACACCAGAAGAACTGGCATCTGCCAAAGATCAGGTTCTCAACTCGTTTGTGTTCAATTTTCAAGACCCCAGCCAAACTCTAGCGCGGCTGATGCGTTATGAATATTACGGCTACCCAGAGGATTTTCTCTTCCGTTATCAACAGGCTGTTAAAACCACAACCATTGAGGATGTGCAGCGTGTTGCCCAAAAATATCTGCAACCCGATAAACTTGTGACGCTAGTTGTGGGTAATGCTCAAGCCATTCAACCCCCTCTCACCAGCCTTTCCACGGATGTAACCTCTGTCGATATCACAATTCCAGAGGCAAAAAGCAGTTAG
- a CDS encoding TPM domain-containing protein: MLCVPFTAKRAFWVVCLCFSFILFPLPSYALTVQDVPNPQEEYGGWVTDMANILSPNTETKLNQMITGLNRQTGEEIVVVTVPETTPAPSLKAFSTKLFNSWNLGKKGILFLVSKSDRRVEITTGYGIESLLPNGQVSGIIQKEIIPQFRQGDFEEGILAGIKSVAIKLGGDVAVLQDLAVDSNNPANSNQQSGYVALGILVIAALVLPSFWYFSSLGRRSDSDIPSELGSETGAD, translated from the coding sequence ATGTTGTGTGTACCCTTTACAGCTAAACGTGCTTTTTGGGTCGTTTGTCTGTGTTTCAGTTTCATCCTTTTCCCGCTACCCAGCTACGCCTTAACGGTACAAGACGTACCCAATCCCCAAGAAGAGTATGGCGGTTGGGTAACGGATATGGCAAATATCCTCAGCCCAAATACGGAAACTAAGCTGAACCAGATGATTACTGGGTTAAACCGTCAAACTGGGGAGGAAATTGTTGTTGTCACTGTACCAGAAACGACACCTGCACCAAGTCTGAAAGCCTTTAGCACTAAACTGTTCAACTCCTGGAATCTGGGCAAAAAAGGGATACTCTTTTTGGTGTCTAAAAGCGATCGCCGTGTAGAAATTACCACCGGCTACGGCATCGAGTCCCTACTCCCCAATGGGCAAGTCAGCGGCATCATCCAAAAAGAAATTATCCCTCAATTCCGACAGGGGGACTTTGAAGAAGGCATCCTAGCTGGCATTAAGTCAGTAGCGATTAAACTAGGTGGAGATGTTGCTGTTTTACAAGATCTTGCTGTTGATAGTAATAATCCAGCCAATTCTAATCAACAGTCCGGTTATGTGGCGTTAGGCATACTGGTGATCGCTGCGTTGGTGTTGCCTTCTTTTTGGTATTTTTCATCCCTTGGTCGTCGTAGCGATAGTGATATTCCAAGCGAACTTGGTAGTGAAACAGGCGCGGACTAA
- a CDS encoding ABC transporter ATP-binding protein, with translation MANVRLEGITRQFDQITAIEDVTFEVPDGQLWVLVGPSGCGKSTILRMIAGLESMSDGNLFIDDVLVNHVPARQRDVAMVFQNYALYPHMTVQENLSFGLRMRKADRATIEKQVERVARSLDISHLLDRKPKQLSGGQQQRVALGRAIAREPKVFLLDEPLSNLDAQLRDDTRSELKQLHQRLGITTIYVTHDQVEAMTLADQIVVLDRGRIQQIGDPQGIYAQPANRMVATFLGNPPMNVFRGTYTGEGFQVGGQFLPCPSELQIRLQWVPGQLVDLGIRPEYVTLTNHSKQEDADRTGELRMEVKVVEPLGRETLVRGCLPESEVLLDVLAPSDWRGCPGDAFGGSRSDHRVSIQFDLEQLFVFDPTTGDALYK, from the coding sequence ATGGCAAATGTTCGATTAGAAGGGATTACCCGCCAATTTGACCAAATTACGGCGATTGAGGACGTTACCTTTGAGGTGCCGGATGGGCAATTGTGGGTGTTAGTGGGGCCATCCGGTTGCGGTAAATCCACAATTTTACGCATGATCGCTGGTTTGGAATCAATGAGTGATGGCAATCTATTTATTGACGATGTTTTAGTTAATCATGTCCCAGCACGGCAGCGGGATGTGGCGATGGTGTTTCAGAACTATGCTCTTTACCCGCACATGACGGTGCAGGAAAATCTTTCGTTCGGATTACGGATGCGGAAAGCGGACAGGGCAACGATTGAGAAACAGGTGGAGAGGGTGGCGCGATCGCTTGATATTTCCCATCTGTTGGATCGTAAACCGAAGCAGTTGTCTGGGGGGCAACAGCAGCGAGTGGCACTGGGGAGAGCGATCGCACGGGAACCCAAAGTTTTTCTGTTGGATGAACCACTGTCGAATCTAGATGCTCAGTTACGGGATGATACCCGATCAGAATTAAAGCAGTTACATCAACGATTGGGCATCACCACGATTTATGTGACTCACGATCAGGTGGAGGCGATGACCTTAGCTGACCAGATTGTAGTCCTTGATCGGGGTCGGATTCAACAAATCGGTGACCCGCAAGGGATTTATGCTCAACCCGCCAATCGCATGGTGGCGACGTTTTTGGGTAATCCTCCGATGAATGTTTTTCGCGGCACTTATACGGGTGAGGGTTTTCAGGTAGGGGGGCAGTTTTTGCCTTGTCCCAGTGAGCTTCAGATTAGGTTGCAATGGGTTCCAGGGCAACTTGTAGATTTGGGGATTCGCCCGGAATATGTAACGTTAACGAACCACTCCAAGCAAGAGGACGCAGACAGGACAGGGGAGTTGAGGATGGAAGTGAAGGTGGTTGAACCGTTGGGACGGGAGACGTTAGTGCGTGGGTGTCTGCCGGAGTCGGAGGTGCTTTTGGATGTTCTGGCTCCTTCAGATTGGCGTGGATGTCCGGGCGATGCCTTCGGCGGTTCGCGTAGCGACCATCGCGTTAGCATCCAATTCGACCTTGAGCAGTTGTTTGTTTTTGACCCTACAACGGGTGATGCTCTTTATAAATAA